A genomic stretch from Onychostoma macrolepis isolate SWU-2019 chromosome 02, ASM1243209v1, whole genome shotgun sequence includes:
- the zgc:153913 gene encoding carboxypeptidase N subunit 2 encodes MSKHWAAVVLVLIQLHCCDCCPDLCQCFSAAKVVCSDESMTALPVNISAQVRELIVVTSGVTLLNNCSFRENLRLTKLVVLNSLLKTVSRDAFERLLELQELEISGNYRLSFDVQTFSSLANLTRLLLNNNKISALDAGIFDSLHKLETLQLRGNVLAYLPSILFHRLHKLQELDLSFNHISSVSADVFQNNSLLRSLSLQANSISKIPAGIFTCLDHLEELNLRSNLISNLSAETFPSGLRKLILKKNALAQLPHNVFHKLHHITYLDLSQNQLSKVPSNLFQNLILLKKLDLSENRITALPGSVFNGLFSIKSIHLQKNKLSSLEVNLLKDQHDMEQLHLSMNSLQSIPHGFFDDLDFQCMVQLHGNPWRCDCGLQYFFNWLRYNEKNVEDLTRVYCEAPAVIRGHRLVSVDKEQLVCGKNSSSEFHGSSIPNVTEIPVDDDEGAIRCSLREVKGTASIQCKVTKCTSVTFEALFEFADGNKQESFISEWLAPAGCSNRTV; translated from the coding sequence ATGAGCAAACACTGGGCAGCGGTTGTACTCGTCCTGATTCAGCTGCACTGCTGTGATTGCTGTCCTGATCTGTGCCAGTGCTTCTCCGCTGCAAAGGTCGTCTGCTCAGACGAGTCCATGACAGCTTTACCTGTCAACATCTCAGCGCAGGTGAGAGAACTGATTGTAGTGACTTCGGGCGTCACACTTTTGAACAACTGTTCCTTCAGAGAGAACCTCAGACTTACCAAGCTGGTCGTTCTCAACAGCCTCTTGAAAACGGTCTCTCGTGACGCCTTCGAGCGCCTGCTTGAGCTGCAGGAGCTGGAAATCAGTGGAAATTACAGGTTGAGTTTTGACGTGCAGACCTTCAGCTCGCTGGCCAACCTTACAAGACTGCTGCTCAACAACAATAAGATCAGCGCTCTGGACGCTGGCATTTTCGACTCTTTGCACAAACTGGAAACGTTGCAGTTGAGGGGGAACGTCTTGGCATATTTGCCCAGTATTCTCTTTCATCGTCTCCACAAACTGCAGGAGCTCGACCTGTCCTTCAACCACATCAGCTCCGTCTCGGCGGATGTCTTCCAGAACAACTCTCTCCTGAGATCGCTCTCGCTGCAGGCCAACTCTATCTCAAAGATTCCCGCGGGGATCTTCACCTGCCTGGATCACCTGGAGGAGCTGAATCTCAGAAGCAATCTCATCAGCAACCTAAGCGCTGAAACGTTCCCATCCGGTTTGCGGAAACTGATCCTCAAGAAGAACGCTCTGGCGCAGCTTCCCCACAATGTTTTTCACAAACTGCATCACATTACGTATCTGGACTTGTCTCAGAATCAGCTCTCCAAAGTCCCTTCGAATCTCTTTCAGAACCTCATCTTGCTGAAAAAGCTGGATCTGTCTGAGAACCGGATTACGGCATTGCCTGGCTCTGTCTTCAATGGGCTGTTTAGTATAAAATCCATCCATCTGCAGAAAAATAAACTGAGTTCACTGGAAGTGAACCTGCTGAAGGATCAGCACGACATGGAGCAGCTGCACTTGTCCATGAACAGCCTGCAGAGCATCCCACATGGCTTCTTTGATGACCTGGACTTCCAGTGCATGGTCCAGCTTCACGGGAACCCTTGGCGCTGTGACTGCGGGTTACAGTACTTTTTTAACTGGCTGAGGTACAACGAAAAGAACGTGGAGGATCTGACCAGGGTTTACTGTGAAGCTCCTGCGGTTATTCGAGGACACCGCCTGGTGTCTGTGGACAAGGAGCAACTCGTCTGCGGGAAAAACTCCAGCTCTGAGTTTCATGGCTCCTCCATCCCAAACGTTACTGAGATCCCGGTTGACGATGATGAAGGTGCGATTCGTTGCTCGCTCCGAGAAGTCAAAGGCACGGCATCCATTCAGTGCAAAGTCACTAAATGCACCAGTGTGACGTTTGAGGCTCTTTTTGAATTTGCGGATGGAAATAAACAGGAGAGTTTCATAAGTGAGTGGTTAGCGCCTGCGGGATGCTCCAACAGGACCGTTTAG